In a single window of the Salvelinus namaycush isolate Seneca chromosome 6, SaNama_1.0, whole genome shotgun sequence genome:
- the LOC120049734 gene encoding neuropeptide-like protein C4orf48 homolog gives MVSSGYLQAVMLLLAVQLLCFRPSDAEQEAGTVIPAESRPCVDCHAFEFMQRALQDLKKTAFNLDARTETLVLRAERRALCDCMPTNTLR, from the exons ATGGTATCGAGCGGCTATTTGCAAGCGGTGATGCTGCTATTAGCCGTGCAGCTCCTGTGTTTTAGGCCAAGTGATGCGGAGCAGGAGGCAGGGACAGTAATCCCTGCTGAAA GTCGGCCCTGTGTGGACTGTCATGCATTTGAATTCATGCAGAGGGCACTACAAGACCTTAAGAAGACTGCTTTTAACCTTGATGCCCGG ACTGAGACCCTGGTGTTGAGGGCAGAGAGGCGAGCCCTGTGTGACTGCATGCCCACTAATACCCTGCGCTGA
- the LOC120049731 gene encoding negative elongation factor A-like isoform X1: MASMKDSDTGLWLHNKLGSTDELWAPSSIASLLTVSVIDNIRLCFSSLSPPVKLKILLGMLHLPRRTVDEMKEALSEIIQLATVDSEPWVLMVADILKSFPETGSLNLDLEEQNPNVQDILGELREKVSECEASAMLPLECQYLNKSALTTLVGPLTPPVKHFQLKRKPKSATLRAELLQKSTETAQQLKKTAGVPFHAKGRGLVKKIDTTTPLKGIPKAPFRSPTTPSMFSPPSNRTPIAPARTPLRKERGVKLLDISELDMVGAGREAKRRRKTLETEAGEKAAKEEAVVENATPDYAAGLVSTQKLGALNNESALPSTSYMPATPSMVPSSSYIPSSETQPANAGGSGRDVLQSSRQPEESATPSAAATTLPGQFKQRTPMYNAGNTAASPTAPASPSTPASSNGPQAAAIATQPETPATQPPATPQTSTPQPKKNLSLTREQMYAAQEMFKTANKVTRPEKALILGFMAGSRENPCPEQGDIIQIKLSEHTEILPKADGTGSTTMLVDTVFEMNYSTGQWTRLKKYKPITNTS, from the exons ATGGCGTCGATGAAGGATAGCGACACCGGCCTGTGGCTCCATAATAAACTAGGATCAACAGACGAACTTTGGGCGCCTTCTAGTATTGCTTCACTCCTCACCGTTTCAGTTATCGACAATATACGGTTGTGTTTTTCGAGTTTGTCGCCTCCAGTAAAGCTAAAAATCTTGCTTGGGATGCTGCATCTTCCGAGGCGGACTGTTGATGAG ATGAAAGAGGCCCTATCAGAGATCATCCAGCTGGCCACGGTGGACTCTGAGCCCTGGGTACTGATGGTGGCAGATATCCTTAAGTCCTTCCCAGAGACGGGCTCTCTCAACCTGGACCTGGAGGAGCAGAACCCTAACGTACAGGACATCTTGGGCGAGCTCCGGGAGAAAG tgagtgagtgtgaggcGTCGGCCATGCTCCCTCTGGAGTGCCAGTACCTGAACAAAAGCGCCCTGACCACCCTGGTGGGCCCACTCACGCCCCCCGTCAAACACTTCCAGCTCAAGAGGAAGCCCAAGAGCGCCACCCTCAGGGCAGAACTGCTGCAGAAAT CCACAGAGACGGCTCAACAGCTGAAGAAGACCGCAGGAGTGCCTTTCCATGCAAAAGGAAGAGGCCTGGTCAAGAAGATTGACACCACCA CACCTCTCAAGGGGATCCCCAAAGCCCCGTTCCGCAGCCCCACCACCCCCAGTATGTTCAGCCCGCCGAGCAACCGCACACCCATTGCCCCAGCACGGACGCCCCTGCGCAAGGAGAGGGGAGTCAAG CTGTTAGACATCTCAGAGCTCGATATGGTGGGAGCTGGTAGAGAGgcaaagaggagaagaaagactTTGG AAACAGAGGCTGGGGAGAAAGCTGCCAAAGAGGAGGCTGTGGTGGAGAATGCTACACCAGACTATGCTGCTGGACTGGTGTCCACACAG AAACTGGGTGCGTTGAACAACGAGAGCGCCCTGCCGTCTACGAGTTACATGCCTGCTACTCCCAGTAtggtcccctcctcctcctacatTCCCAGTTCAGAGACACAGCCAG CGAATGCGGGCGGTTCAGGGCGTGACGTCCTGCAGTCGAGTCGACAGCCTGAGGAGTCGGCCACGCCCAGCGCTGCCGCCACCACCCTCCCCGGCCAGTTCAAACAAAGGACGCCCATGTACAACGCCGGCAACACGGCCGCCAGCCCCACCGCCCCCGCCTCCCCCAGCACCCCCGCCAGCAGCAACGGCCCCCAGGCTGCCGCCATTGCCACGCAGCCCGAGACCCCAGCCACACAGCCCCCCGCTACCCCCCAGACCAGCACGCCCCAGCCCAAAAAGAACCTCTCGCTCACT AGAGAACAGATGTATGCTGCTCAGGAAATGTTCAAGACCGCTAACAAGGTCACCAGACCAGAGAAAGCTCTCATCCTGGGCTTCATGGCCGGATCCAGAG AGAACCCGTGTCCGGAGCAGGGGGACATCATCCAGATCAAGCTAAGCGAGCACACCGAGATCCTGCCCAAGGCGGACGGCACGGGCAGCACCACCATGCTGGTGGACACGGTGTTTGAGATGAACTACTCCACAGGACAGTGGACCCGCCTCAAGAAGTACAAACCAATCACCAACACCTCCTGA
- the LOC120049731 gene encoding negative elongation factor A-like isoform X2, producing the protein MKEALSEIIQLATVDSEPWVLMVADILKSFPETGSLNLDLEEQNPNVQDILGELREKVSECEASAMLPLECQYLNKSALTTLVGPLTPPVKHFQLKRKPKSATLRAELLQKSTETAQQLKKTAGVPFHAKGRGLVKKIDTTTPLKGIPKAPFRSPTTPSMFSPPSNRTPIAPARTPLRKERGVKLLDISELDMVGAGREAKRRRKTLETEAGEKAAKEEAVVENATPDYAAGLVSTQKLGALNNESALPSTSYMPATPSMVPSSSYIPSSETQPANAGGSGRDVLQSSRQPEESATPSAAATTLPGQFKQRTPMYNAGNTAASPTAPASPSTPASSNGPQAAAIATQPETPATQPPATPQTSTPQPKKNLSLTREQMYAAQEMFKTANKVTRPEKALILGFMAGSRENPCPEQGDIIQIKLSEHTEILPKADGTGSTTMLVDTVFEMNYSTGQWTRLKKYKPITNTS; encoded by the exons ATGAAAGAGGCCCTATCAGAGATCATCCAGCTGGCCACGGTGGACTCTGAGCCCTGGGTACTGATGGTGGCAGATATCCTTAAGTCCTTCCCAGAGACGGGCTCTCTCAACCTGGACCTGGAGGAGCAGAACCCTAACGTACAGGACATCTTGGGCGAGCTCCGGGAGAAAG tgagtgagtgtgaggcGTCGGCCATGCTCCCTCTGGAGTGCCAGTACCTGAACAAAAGCGCCCTGACCACCCTGGTGGGCCCACTCACGCCCCCCGTCAAACACTTCCAGCTCAAGAGGAAGCCCAAGAGCGCCACCCTCAGGGCAGAACTGCTGCAGAAAT CCACAGAGACGGCTCAACAGCTGAAGAAGACCGCAGGAGTGCCTTTCCATGCAAAAGGAAGAGGCCTGGTCAAGAAGATTGACACCACCA CACCTCTCAAGGGGATCCCCAAAGCCCCGTTCCGCAGCCCCACCACCCCCAGTATGTTCAGCCCGCCGAGCAACCGCACACCCATTGCCCCAGCACGGACGCCCCTGCGCAAGGAGAGGGGAGTCAAG CTGTTAGACATCTCAGAGCTCGATATGGTGGGAGCTGGTAGAGAGgcaaagaggagaagaaagactTTGG AAACAGAGGCTGGGGAGAAAGCTGCCAAAGAGGAGGCTGTGGTGGAGAATGCTACACCAGACTATGCTGCTGGACTGGTGTCCACACAG AAACTGGGTGCGTTGAACAACGAGAGCGCCCTGCCGTCTACGAGTTACATGCCTGCTACTCCCAGTAtggtcccctcctcctcctacatTCCCAGTTCAGAGACACAGCCAG CGAATGCGGGCGGTTCAGGGCGTGACGTCCTGCAGTCGAGTCGACAGCCTGAGGAGTCGGCCACGCCCAGCGCTGCCGCCACCACCCTCCCCGGCCAGTTCAAACAAAGGACGCCCATGTACAACGCCGGCAACACGGCCGCCAGCCCCACCGCCCCCGCCTCCCCCAGCACCCCCGCCAGCAGCAACGGCCCCCAGGCTGCCGCCATTGCCACGCAGCCCGAGACCCCAGCCACACAGCCCCCCGCTACCCCCCAGACCAGCACGCCCCAGCCCAAAAAGAACCTCTCGCTCACT AGAGAACAGATGTATGCTGCTCAGGAAATGTTCAAGACCGCTAACAAGGTCACCAGACCAGAGAAAGCTCTCATCCTGGGCTTCATGGCCGGATCCAGAG AGAACCCGTGTCCGGAGCAGGGGGACATCATCCAGATCAAGCTAAGCGAGCACACCGAGATCCTGCCCAAGGCGGACGGCACGGGCAGCACCACCATGCTGGTGGACACGGTGTTTGAGATGAACTACTCCACAGGACAGTGGACCCGCCTCAAGAAGTACAAACCAATCACCAACACCTCCTGA